A stretch of DNA from Ailuropoda melanoleuca isolate Jingjing chromosome X, ASM200744v2, whole genome shotgun sequence:
CTCAGGGCAAACTTAGGCCTTGCTTTCTCTGCTACTGCCTtggattcttctttctttcccatggCTCCGGGcaactctcttcctcttctctgcctgctgcccctcaaggctctctgcttccctccccctctctggtGAAGATCCACCCTGCACACCAGTAGGATACCCTGAGGCACCCCTTTCCAGCTCAGCAAGGCTTCCCCCCAGGACTTCTAGAACTCTCCAACTGGGCCAACCTGCCCAACCCCAGGCAGCAGAGTGGAGGGGAGATGGCACTCAATTCCTGGGGGAGTCAGGAGATCGGTCCCAGGTGTCaagcccctctctgggccttggtctCCATGTCTATAAAATGAAAGGGTAATATGGGTGCTCTGTAAGCCCCTATGTTGCATGTGGGGCCGGGTAGGGCTGGAAGGGCTCGGTGCAGTTGTCTGACCATCGAGAAGCAGCAGGGTCACCAACTTCCAggctgtccctcccctgctccttctgCTGCCCACTAAGCAGAGGCTCAAGTACCTGCTTCAGAAAGGCATGGGGCTCTTGTGGGAGAGGCGCGGCCGCTGGCGGCGAAATTTCCTCCGACCGCCCTGCCAGGGCCCTGGTCTGTTTCTCGACCCTTTGGGCTGCATCAGGTGGTGGACGCTGCCCTCCTCCAGCCATGTGCCATCAGAAGGCTGCAGCAGGGGCCCTGCAGGAAGAGGAAAGCCTGTTAGCCAGGAGGGCTGATGCGAATGGGCAAGGGGCCCTGGGTAGGGGGCAATGTCTCCACAAGGTAGTGCTCATCAAAGCTCCTCCTCGGTTTTATCTTCCATCTTGGCGAACAGTTTGCAATTTTTGCACTGGCCTGGGCCAAAACCTACTATTCACATCTTACAATTTATGGAGCTAACTTTTTATATCCTTTTGGCAGTTCTATCGTGTTTCTGGCAGGCACAAACATATGCTTCATTTAGAATATCATTGGGGGGTACAGTGTGGGGCATCGTCTGTACTTGGTTAGGGCACAGCAAGCAATAACTCTCCATTGCACCCTTGCAATGGATACACTTAAAACATTTCACACATACGATGAAACGAATCCCCCTACCAccatgtacccatcacccagatTCAACAGTTAACCAGGTAGAGTCACATATGCTTTagttatcctttttcttttttttctttgtggaagtATTTTACATCAAATCCAGAACATCATGTCACTGTACTCTGGCAGGCTTCAATATGCAGGGGACCCACTTTTGAGTACTCGAGATCTCATATCTCGCCCTTGGGCATCTCATCAGTGTTCGGGCATCCCCGAGACTCCCTTGCTCCTTGTGATCTCCCTGGGGGTacggctggggtggggggttgtctCTGACTCTGTGTGCCTTAAGCTGGGCTCTATTCAGCCAGTAACCAGATTTAGAGGCCAATAAATATTatctgaatgaatgagtgaaccagTGACTGAACGGCCCCTTGAGGCAGCAAGTCTGTGCatcaggaggggtgggggctgcggcTGCCGGCCCCACCCCACCGAATGCCCTATCACCTTTCATCCCCACATAACACCCCTACCCTGTGTCTGGTGTAAATTGCTGCCATTTAAATCCCAGTTGGCTTCTCTTTGGCTCTCTGGGGCTCTGCTCAACATCTGTCCACACCTGGCTTAGAGTAGAAGCCTCCTGAAGCCAGGCCAAGCCCTGACAGTGGAATCCAAGTGGTGCTGGGTGTTCTTGGGGGCAGTGAGGGTGAAGGCACCTGGGCAGGCTCTCACAAAGGCTGCAGCACAGCCAGGGAAGGCAAGCTAGCACTCCAGAAACAAGCCTGGCCTCTGGAAGCAGGCAGAACAGGGAGATGAGACGGTGCCGTGCAGGGAACTTGTGCAATGCCCAGTCCAGGGCTGGCCTGCAGAAATACAGCTTCTGAGGTCAGTGATCACaaatctccatctctctcctcccacagcaGCGGATTCGCCTTCAGCTATATCCCTGCCCCTGAAGCCCCATGTCTATCCATCCAGGCATCCCCACAACTAGCTCACAGTTTCCATATAACCACCCGTTGGCTGCTAGCACCCGTCATACCCTGGCTgctcttcctgtccctcctcctgccttNATACCCTGGCTgctcttcctgtccctcctcctgccttcagCACCCCCAAGCTCTGGTTCCTCTGTTGGTTCCTCTGTTGGCTCCTTGGCTGTAGTGATTCCTCCTCCGTTTGCACACAATTTCCAGGCATTTATCCTCCTCCTGGGCCAAAAGCAGGCGAGGTTTGTCCTTTgggccctccccacccaggctcccggggcctgctgctctctcagacACGCAAGCCCACTGCGCACATGCGCACACTCTAgtcctccacccaccttcccccagAAAAGTCACAGGCCCATTAGGACCCTATTGTTTACCCACCACATTTCTGTGCTTCTGGCTGGGGTGGGTTAATGTGTCAGCTCCTCCCCCCATGAGAATTAAAACCCATCAcctaataagaatgaaaacacaaattatatTCACACTTTGGGGCAGTGGGGAAGGCTACTTCTGTCTGTCATAAAGCCATTTGCAAAAGGGCTGggccagggaaggagagaggagggaaggacctTCACTAAGCCCCGAACCACAGCTGCTGCAGCTTCTGCCCTGTATTTTGGGGTCCCCTCAAGCCTCTCCCTGACCACTGAGGGGAGTAGGAGTGATGCTGATGAGGAGTCCGTACCAGAGGCACACTCAGGGTGGGAAGGACTGTGCTGAGGGTGTGGCCAGGCACAGGGAAGGACCCTTGGGCCTTGGTTCTTGAGTCCGTGCCCTCCACTACcgggggtggagtgggggtgggccgATGGCACAGGCTATGGCCCCAGCAGTAGAGTGGGCATGGAGAAGAGAGACATGGTATCCAGATGGGGAGAGTATCACCTCCAAATATTCAGCACCCAGGACTGTGAGTGTTGGTGGCAGTAAGGGAGGGAGGGCTAGGGGTGAAAGGCCCTAAGTAGGGGAGGCAAGAACCAGGatggggaatgggggtgggggctcaggcTCCAGCCAGGGAGATATCTAGACTCCAAGCCTGCAGAGAAGAACTACCTTGAGTGACTGAGCACTCAGCCATGCCCTAGAGCAtggccacccagaagcccctggcACATTGGATCCCCCTGGACGGGGGAGCTCACTGTCTTCTTTGTAGCCAGAAGTCTGCATCTCCTCCCACACCCTGATCCCATCACCCACCTGTTTCCTCCTACTTTTGATTCTGAGTCTGGCTCACCCTGAGATAAGCTGACACCTGAGAGGCGGGCTTTATCCTGGCCAGTTTAGAGGCTGCTGATTTACATCACTGCTGAGGGCCTGGCTGCACAAAAGAATTCCCCTTCAGAAATGGGGGTTGTCCTCCACgcacttaaatattttcttctaattcattGGCTCTTTAAAGGGAGGCTGGGGGCAATCCCCCAGAGAATCTGAAGCCTAGAGGGACTGGAGCCCCTGCTCTCTGAAGCACCGTCAGAAGGAAGCCTCAGCATCGCTACGCTGAGGCCGGCAGTAAGGGGTAAACAGGGTTGGATTTTCGTGGCAACCTCAGCTTCACCCCTGCCAGGGCACGGAGAGATGCGTGGGACTCTCCAGGAACCTGCCAGCCTCACTGGGAACGACGCATCTGTTTCTCCTCTTGTCATCCAGTCTACCTTGTGCCTGCTTTCAAAGCCCACACAAAGAGTGCTCCGGTGCTCCCCCCCAAGGCTCTGCCCCCTCCTGGCATTGCAGGTCTCTCCCTCCTGAGGCACCGTCCTTGGTCCGCTCAGCCCTCCACCCAGTGCCCTGAGCTAGGTGCCCATGCCAGCTTTGCTGCCCTTGGACACCTCACGCTCTGGCAGCCTGGCCCTCCACTTCACTTGCATTAGTCTTTTGCCCGAGAGGCTGGACTCAGGTTACAAGAGTGCTTAGCACTTAGGGACTGGGGATGGAGTAGAGGTGCCCCCTCCCTGAGAGGGTGAGGCACAGTAGGCTGGCCTCACACTAGCACCTGACTTCAGGCTTTGAGCTAgggctgaggaggggaggggaggggaggaggaggagagaggtgcTCAGACAAGACCAAGAGACACTTGGCCCTGGCCCAGCAGCTCTCAGACTCAGAAGAGCAAGGTGTATCTCAGGTCAGGAAGCAGTGGAGgagttttgtgtgtgttcagTGAAGGGGGGCGGTGTGGACATTCCAAGTCAGGACAGAGTGTATTGTGGAGGAAGCAAGGTTTGCAGgcctgggaaattttttttaatgatttatttatttgagagagagagagagagaacaggagcaggagggggagagggagagagaatctcaagctgacttccctctgagggcagagcctgatgcggggacaggggcagggggagaggctcaatctcatgaccctgagatcacgacctaagcagaaaccaagagttggctgctcaactgactgagccacccaggtgcccctgggcctgAGACTTTGACTGGAGACTGTGGCTGGGGAGAGCATTCGAGTCAGGGCCAAGGGCAAGGTGGTTCTAGGGTGTCTGTTTCTGACCTAGGACAGGAGGCTGGAGGAGCAGGACATGAGTACCTGAACCCTTGGCTGGTGGCCAGCTACACAGAAGTGTCCCTCCTTGGCTCCTAGAGCTGTCATGGGGCGCAGAAGGCAGTGAGAGCCTAGTGTCCAGTGCTAGGCTTGAGCAAAACATGAGGGCAACAAATTTACCCAAATAAGGGCACAAAGATATATGACCGAATGAAGAAGGGTGGATGGGTGTGTGCCAAACACAGTGTTCCCTCCCCTTGAAACTAGCTGTCTCCTTTACCAGCTGGACCCCTAAAGGGTCCTAGTAGTGGTCAGTTACCCAAGGGTCTCCCCATAGCCTCTGGGCCAGCCCCAAATATGCAGACCAGGAAGCCCCAGCTTCCTCCAGGACACCCTCTCTGtaccctctctttcttccccgaTGGTGCCACTCTGGACTGTTTGCCAGTGGTGGTGTCCTGGGGATGTCTTATCTTGCCAACTGCGTTGGATGGGAGGTGCCTGGAGGGCAGGCCCATGTGGTGTCCTTCACTTCCCATCTTTTGCTGTTTGTCTGCCTGACAGGAGTTTCTGAGGAATAGCCTGCTTCCTTCTTACCAAGGAAGAGGCTCACAGGGCACTTGGGCCCTGAAGAAGAAGACCACTGAACAGCTAGCTGAAGGCAGGGAGTGCCAGGGCCAACCAATGCACCTTCCTGAGAAGCCAGGTAGTGCTCCCAGAGTGAGGGCAGTGCCAAGaggcaaaagcagagaaaaggggcAGCCTACAAAGAGACAGAGGTGGAGCCCAGCCAGGCCCCTCAGAGGCTCCTGGGCTGCAGGCCATCCTCCTGCTCAGGAGAGTCTGGAACTAAGTAGGCCCCACGCCCTTCATCTAGGAAACCTGCTGCcctgccctctccttccctctgctcccacctctcTGTGACTCCAGCCCTGGCGCTAGCATTCGTCCACCTGGTCTTGGCCTTCCCCTTCTGTGGTGCCAGGCAGGCAGCAGTGACACTCAGATCACAGGACTGTGGCAGCTGGAGGTAGGAGCTTACAGCCCCAGGAGACACTGACGCACAGGGGACAggcagcctgggctggggctTCCAGGGCATCGTAGGGGACCAGGTCTGGGGAGGGCAAGGTTGCTCCAGTGCCAAGTGTGCCAGGTGGTGGGTGCAGTCCATTCTCCCCCTCCCAGAATCGCACGGAGGTGTCAAGTCAGGGGCATATGTCCCGGTTTGGTGCCTGGAGACAAGGGGACTAAGGGGAAGCGCGCCCGTGCCTGGAGCTGAGTAAAGGCCAGAGCCAGGATACCGAAGAACGAGGCCCTGGGGAGGCGCGGAGTCTGTGGGGAGGGCCTCCTGTGCGGGAGCAGGACAGTAGACCAGATAGGACCTCTGGGCAAGGGAAGAGAccagcctggcctggccctgcccgGCTCGGCCCGGGGAAGGCTGCCTCAACTCACTTGCACGCTGAAAGGAGCAACAGCTGGGCTCCacgccgccgcccccgccgcgCGCTCCTGCCTATGCAACAAGTGTCACGTCTGCATCTTGGCACATCATCCCGAGTGGCCCGCGCCCCGGGACCGGCGCGCGGCCCTTAACCTCCAGGGGCTGGAAAACCTTCCACTCCAGGCTCAGGTCAAGCTCCCTCCACTGATCCACGGGGAGCGGGACATGTTTCCCCCACACACATCCCCTCCACCACGTGGGGGTGCAGGGCGCGGGACCCTGGGGGCACGCCCGCGGCCCCGAGCTCCTCGTACTTCGAGCGGCCGCCGGGAGGGGCAAGGCGCCTGGCGGGTGATGCCCGAGACCGAGCTGAGCCCCCTCCCGGAGGAAGCGGTCGCTCTGGCCAGGCCGGCCCAAGGCGCCCTGTCAGTCAGTCGGTGGCCCCTCGCGGCTGGCGCGTGGCTACTCCTGCTCGGCTCGCGCCCGGTCCCGGGAGGCGGCGAGCGCGCGAGCCGGGGGCGGAGGGAAGGGAGCGCGTCGGCTGCAGTCCAGGGGGGCGGCGAGGGGCACGCGGGCGAGCGGCGGGGCACGCACTCACCTCCACACACCGCCGTCAgggagagccagagcagcaggagCGCCTGCACGCAGCGCCGCAGATCCATGCCGCTCCTCTGCCGCGCCGCTGCAGCCCGGgccagggggcggggagggcgtGGAGGCCGGGCgcccagaggcagggaaaggCGCGCGCAGCGGACCGTGCGTGCGTGTGGGCGCGGAGCTCGGCGTGGCTCCCTGGCTGCGCCGCGGGCTGGTCGCCTGCCGCGCTCGCTCGCCGCCTCCCGCTCTGCAGCCTCCCTCTCCCGCCGCGGGGCAGCACCGCCAAGCTGGCCTCCGCGGGCGGCTCCGGGGACGGCGGCGAGCTCTTTCCAGGAGTCTGGCTGCTCTGCCGCGGCTCCAACTGCCGGTGGCCCAGACTGCCAGCGAGAATGCTCCCCGCTCACTCCAGGGGCTGCATTTTGTAGCTTGTGGCTTGGCCGCGAGCCCACTTGGTCATGTGGTCATcgggagggctgggggggggccaggaagagggagagggagcgagccTCCCGCACCGCCCCCCTCCCAGCAAGCATtctgcagccccagccagggCGCGAGAGGGAACCTTGAGGTGGCCCCACAACAAAGGCGGCGGCCGCTCAGAAAACCCACAACCGCTCCCAGGACAATGCCCGCCTGGCCGGGGGCCAGAGGGTTTCGGAGAC
This window harbors:
- the APLN gene encoding apelin, which gives rise to MDLRRCVQALLLLWLSLTAVCGGPLLQPSDGTWLEEGSVHHLMQPKGSRNRPGPWQGGRRKFRRQRPRLSHKSPMPF